GGCCAGAATTGGCTTCCATGCTCCGCCTCGACGATTTCTGTACGGACACGGTTACAGGGTCATGCCATGCAGCCGATCGCATCAGCATGGCGGGGCCCATGCCCGGCGAGGTTTGCCCGGCACCAAAACAGAAGAGCATGTATGGCTGTGCAAGCAACAGATGAGGTCGCGACATCGGCTTCGAAAATGGTGCCCTTCGGTGGCAGCCAGCATGCGAAGACGGACTGCTCCAGTACATGTCACCGTGTATCCTGTGCGCTTCGGCGGGTGGCTGCTGCGTGTATCCGGCGAGTTGTTTTTGGCCATTTTCGTAATGGCCGGTGACTCGCCTGTTGCATTGCGCGGCAAGTATTACATCAGGGGTGCCATGGCGTGAAGCTCTACTATTACAAGGACAGGCACGGCAATTTTGGCGATGACCTGAATCCATGGCTATGGTCGAAACTGCTTCCGGAAATGTTCGATGATGACGATTCCGAGCTCTTCGTGGGCATCGGCACGTTGTTGAACAACAATATTCCGAAACAGCCGCGAAAAGTGGTTTTCGGGTCTGGTGCCGGCTACGGCTCGGCGCTGCCCGATATCGACGACAAATGGACTTTCTATTGCGTCCGTGGCCCGGTTACCGCTGCCAGACTGGGTCTTGCCGAGTCATGTGCCATCACGGATGCGGCCGCCCTGGTATCCACGGTGTACAACGCACACGCCCAGAAGCGGGACGGGGTTGCATTCATTCCTCACCACGTCAGTGCGCGGCACATGGACTGGCAAGCGGTCTGCCGACAGGTCGGTGTCCGTTACATCGACCCAAGGCGGGATGTCGAAACCGTGCTGAGTGAAATTGCCGGTGCTTCGGCCGTGATCACAGAAGCCATGCATGGTGCGATTCTGGCGGACACCTTCAGAATTCCGTGGATGCCGGTTGTTCTGTACGGGCATGTCCTCAAATCCAAATGGGAAGACTGGAGCCAGTCACTGTCTCTTGAATATGAGCCGAGGCAATTGGAAGGCGTATGGGACCCCGACTACAACTTCGGAACCATGGACAGGCTGAAAATCCGTACAAAGCGCAGCTTCGGTCGCATGGGAATATCGCCGGCATCGTGGACGCCGCCGCCGCCCAAAAGCACGAAGAAAGAGATTGACCGGTTCCTGACGGCATTCGAAGGGCTGACCAGAAATCCCTCCTTCCAGCTCAGTCGCGACTCGGTCTTTGACAGTGCGTTGGCACGCCTTGTCGAGAAGCTCGACCAGTTGCGGCGGGACCGCCGTATCGTCGTCTGAATTGCTCGTGTTCGCGGAGGGACGTCAGCGCGCTTTGCCTGCCGCTGCCTTTGGTGACATGGGGAACAACAAGGCGTTCGCCGGCAGGCTTCGCGGTATGACCGCAAAGTTGGGATAGTTGTTGTAGGCCATGCGTCCCGATGGCTTCACGCTGCGCGACTCGAACAGGTTCCATGCAACCTGTGCGTTCGGCAGACCGCTCTCGGCGGCGGATGCGACTCCGATCTGGAAATTGGCCGGGAATCCGGTGGCGGAATAGGGGTACCCCGACATTTTTCCCTTCTGCCATGGTCTCTTGCGCAGCTTTCCCATGGCTTCGACCATCGCGGACGAATTGCAGGCTAGGCCGACCAGGGTTGGGAAGGTTGCCTTGTAGACTGCGGTAAAGGACGGCAGCCATTGACTCGCCGCATCCTTCGTTTCGATGTCGTATGCCGACGCCTGCAGCCAGCAGTAACCTTGCCTCGGCTTGCTTTGCCAGTCGGTCATCAGGCCTATCTCGAACGCGGCAAGCCAGTTGCGGAACCTGGCGGCGCCGGAAAAGCCGAGATCCGCTGCGTGAGCGGCTGACCAGGTCAGGAAATTGTGCTGCCACGGTGCCACGCCATTCCGTTTGCCGCCGTGCAGACTGTAGACGTTGCTGTCGTCGGGTACATGCAGGGGATTGGCGGATGGGTTGTCGCTGTACTCCTTGTTCCACTCGGCCAGTGAATCAGTCACGGCAGCAGTGAACTCGGCCTTCAGCGGATAGTTGTCGGGAAGCAGCCAGGCGGCTTCGGCCATGTCACGCAGGGTCCAGGCCTTGGCGCGTATCGAGTGGTACGCGTCATCTATCAGCAAATGCGAAAACCCCCGGTATTTCTCGTTAGGATTCAGCTCGTTCATCGAGGCGCCGAAGGCCAGTTCCGACATGTAGTAGTAGTCGCCGGTCACCATATAGGGCACGTACGATTCCGCGGGTTGATGTTCGGCGCTCCAGTGAAAGGGATTGCCCGTGCCGTACCAGGATTTGGTGCAGCCCTTGACCACTGCGTTGTTGGTGCACCCCTGGATCAGATCGGCCTTGTACTGTGTGCCTGTCGTGGTGTTTCTCTCGGCTACACGGTTGGCGTATGCCCAGTCCTTGAGGGTGACATGGGGGTGTCGCCGGATGCTTACCGGCCATCCCGTCTGCGGGTCGCGATAGTGGATGCTGTAGGCGCCGAGTGCATCGGTGTTGGCCAGCATCCAGCGATAGGCGCGGATATCCGGATCGACGATGTATAGGCTGCTCCAGCGGGGCAGCGGACCGATACCCGCCTGGGCGCCGGTGTTGTTCATGTTTTTTGTCTGGTCGCAATGATCCAGCGGTGCACAGAACTGGCGTACCCGGTTGAGAAATACCTCATCCGGTTTCAACGCCATGTAGCGGGAGACAGCTTTGCTTGCCTGGATGTATCGGGTGTCCTGTTGTACGTAGAGTTCTGGACGATGGCCGTTCCACCACAGCACGTGGTGCCAGCGCGTATAGGCATATTGGGTCAGCGCCGGGCTGAGGTAGGTGGCGCTTCCCGATGTCATCTCGGCTTTGTATTGCGGCTGGGTCTGCGGCAGAAACGCTGACGTGTTCTCGACGATGATGTCGGTGCGCACGTCGCCGATCCGGCCTGGCGCGGCCCCGGCGTAGGCACGCACCGCGAAATAGATATTCAGACTCGGATTGGAGGTGCCGTCTGCCGCGGTCACTGGTCCGTGGACCACCCATGCGCCGACAAGCGGGCCGTCCAGCCACACGTTGCACTCGGTTCCCCATGCCTTGCAGGTGTGCTTGGCGCTGGCTGACTGCAGCAAGGAACGCGCACTGGCCGTGTAACTTTTGCCGTCGATGCTAACGGATATCCGGGCGTCGTAGGTGGTATCGAGAAGTTGTGCCAGGGTAGGGCTGGCCCCGGTCGCTGCCGAGCCCGGGCCGGTGGCGAGTGTCAGCGCGCCTTTCGCGTCGCCGGGCAGCGATGGAAGCATCGCCGTCAGCACGGCATGACGCAGACTACCGTCGGGGTTGGTTGCTTTGATATCCACCTGCAGGGGTACAAGCCGGCCATCAAAGCGGGCAGCGAGCGCGGTTCCCCTTGGCACGTCGCCGTTCTTGAATACCTGGCCGAACGTAGCCGGGACGTGACTCTGTCCGCGTCCGGAGAGACTGATCAGGTGATCGGTAACCACGATGCCGGCACTTGCCTGAAACGACGCCAGTAGCGCGGTAAGGCCGATACCGGCCAGCATCGTTCGAAGCAGAGCTTGGCCGCATCGATCCGTCTGAGCACTCACCATGATTCTCCACGCGCGTTCGCGACAGCGTTGAATTCGGTTGCCTGAAAGTGTGTTTGTAGATCTGCTGAATCAAACGCCCGCAGCCGAAGTGCAGTGATCCCATTCGGGCGGCTGGCAGCCGGCGTTTCCCTGACGCCGGACGTCAAGCGTACTCCAGGCGCGTATGGTGCGCCGTGCACAGCCGCTGCCGGGTTTATCTGGAGCTTAAAGTGATTGAATATGCCTTGCGCGTCGCGGTGGCACCCGAGTCACGCCGCAGCCGTTTCGTCAGATTCGGTGCCAGGATGAGCATAATGGCCCAAGCGGGTTGTGCCTTCCGGGCTGACCAGATCCACACTGGCGGTCATGCCGGTTCGCTCGTGGTGATCCCGGGCCAGCCTGCGTGCCTCGGTGATGGCTTGTGCCAAGGTGAGGTGGTTCGTCAAACAGAGTTGCCCCTGGCAGATGCACCACATACCGATGGCATCCTCCTGAATTGCGAACAGGACTCTCATCAGGCAACCCTCCATAGAGAAAGGCTCCCTTTCGGGAGCCAGTGAGCCGTGCAACGGGGGGTTACCACGGCTCGGGGCGCCCGGTGCATCGGAGAGGAACCGCCTGACTTCCCGGGCATGCTCAAGTTGCTCCCCATCGAACACGGGCGCCATAGGCGATCGGCAGCAAGTTGTGTAGGAATAATCCGAGTCCACAGAGCACACCCTTGGTGTACTAGAAAACGACAGCCCCGGCGGTAGCCTACAAGTTCGCTAATGACACTGCGTTGACCAAAGGTTGACCAGATCGAGGCTGGCGCAGATCCGTGAACGAAAAAAACTCAAATATTCAATAGCTTAAGTTGTTTGATTGGGGTGGCGGGAGTCATCCCAGGCCACGATCTAACCCCTTGTTCCTGATCGAAAGTGGCACATGCCCAGCCCTTACATGGCACGTAGCCAGCACTACTGCGGCATAGCCTCAACACGCCGCTTCAACGCCAAATTCATCGCGTTCATCTGATTCAGCGTGTCATCCAGAATCGAGCCGGTGAGGTGACCTACCAGCAGCCCCGAAAACCGTTCGCTTTGAACGAAGCGGGTTCCCGTCCCGCTCGCTACAAGCTGAAATCGGTGCTCACCATCGAAGATGCCAGGCATGCCCACATGTCCGAGCCAACGAAGCTCATGGTTGGGCTGCACAACCTGCACGGTGGGGTGAAACACCGCTGCGTTCAACCGGCTTGAGCCAAGATCTATCTCGATGACATTGCCGACGTGGAGGTCTCCCTTGATCCGGAAGATCATCGGGTTCCACGCGGGGTAGGCATTCGTATCAACGAGTACTCGCCAGACGTCAGCCGGTGGGCGATCGATCCATATCGAGGTCGTGACCTCGCGATTTCGGTGCGCCAGAACGACGATCGCTAGCGCCGCAACCAGCAGGAA
This window of the Dyella sp. A6 genome carries:
- a CDS encoding polysaccharide pyruvyl transferase family protein — encoded protein: MKLYYYKDRHGNFGDDLNPWLWSKLLPEMFDDDDSELFVGIGTLLNNNIPKQPRKVVFGSGAGYGSALPDIDDKWTFYCVRGPVTAARLGLAESCAITDAAALVSTVYNAHAQKRDGVAFIPHHVSARHMDWQAVCRQVGVRYIDPRRDVETVLSEIAGASAVITEAMHGAILADTFRIPWMPVVLYGHVLKSKWEDWSQSLSLEYEPRQLEGVWDPDYNFGTMDRLKIRTKRSFGRMGISPASWTPPPPKSTKKEIDRFLTAFEGLTRNPSFQLSRDSVFDSALARLVEKLDQLRRDRRIVV
- a CDS encoding SRPBCC domain-containing protein; this encodes MRYLKFTAVSLAFLLVAALAIVVLAHRNREVTTSIWIDRPPADVWRVLVDTNAYPAWNPMIFRIKGDLHVGNVIEIDLGSSRLNAAVFHPTVQVVQPNHELRWLGHVGMPGIFDGEHRFQLVASGTGTRFVQSERFSGLLVGHLTGSILDDTLNQMNAMNLALKRRVEAMPQ